Proteins from a single region of Streptomyces sp. Tu 3180:
- a CDS encoding type 1 glutamine amidotransferase domain-containing protein, which yields MSRILFVVTGADRLTLADGTTHPTGFWAEEAVAPYEAFRAAGHEVVVATPGGVVPPVDRGSLTPEMNGGQENADRIAAALRSFTELQRPVPLEDVRLDEYAAVFYPGGHGPMEDLAVNPDSGRLLTGALESGKPLAVVCHGPAALLAAVRDDGTNAFAGYEVAAFTNAEETQGGLAGKVKWLLQDRLTEAGVRVRTGEPWAPNVVTDRNLVTGQNPASSAPLAEELLKLL from the coding sequence ATGTCGAGGATCCTGTTCGTCGTCACCGGCGCCGACCGCCTGACCCTGGCCGACGGCACCACGCACCCCACCGGTTTCTGGGCCGAGGAGGCCGTCGCGCCCTACGAGGCGTTCCGGGCCGCGGGCCACGAGGTCGTCGTCGCCACGCCCGGCGGGGTCGTGCCTCCCGTCGACCGGGGGTCCCTCACCCCCGAGATGAACGGCGGCCAGGAGAACGCCGACCGGATCGCGGCGGCGCTGCGGTCCTTCACCGAGCTCCAGCGGCCCGTCCCGCTGGAGGACGTCCGCCTGGACGAGTACGCGGCCGTCTTCTACCCCGGGGGCCACGGTCCCATGGAGGACCTGGCCGTGAACCCCGACTCCGGCCGGCTGCTCACCGGGGCGCTGGAGTCGGGCAAGCCGCTCGCCGTGGTCTGCCACGGCCCGGCCGCCCTGCTCGCCGCCGTGCGGGACGACGGGACGAACGCCTTCGCCGGCTACGAGGTGGCGGCGTTCACCAACGCCGAGGAGACGCAGGGCGGTCTCGCCGGCAAGGTGAAGTGGCTGCTCCAGGACCGGCTCACCGAGGCCGGTGTGCGCGTGCGGACCGGGGAGCCGTGGGCGCCGAACGTGGTGACCGACCGCAACCTGGTCACCGGGCAGAACCCGGCGTCCTCCGCGCCGCTCGCCGAGGAGCTGCTGAAGCTGCTCTGA
- a CDS encoding LysR family transcriptional regulator → MRHSDSHGSAEAGAAPPAQPDLNLLRTFLTVYRSGSFTAAAQLLGLSQPTVTTQIRSLERHTGRELFERLPRGVAPTAVADELAARIAAPLDALAEATGHGSPGRARPRPVHLAGPAELLSTRALPALAPLVARGTRLRVTTGLTDPLLDELRTGRHDLVIATSRPRGRTLSAVPLADEEFVLVAAPALADGVRGRLAAEGPGALHGVPLLTYAEDLPIVRRYWRHVFGRRLNCHAAVSVPDLRAVLALVVAGAGFSVLPRYLCAGELADGALVPLDEPEDAPINTSFLVQRPGTSDNPHVALVRDRLLEAARAW, encoded by the coding sequence GTGAGGCACAGCGATTCCCATGGCTCCGCCGAGGCCGGCGCGGCCCCGCCCGCGCAGCCCGACCTGAATCTGCTGCGCACCTTCCTGACGGTGTACCGGTCCGGGTCCTTCACGGCCGCCGCCCAGCTGCTGGGCCTGTCCCAGCCCACCGTCACGACCCAGATCCGCTCGCTGGAACGGCACACCGGCCGCGAGCTGTTCGAACGGCTGCCCCGCGGCGTCGCGCCCACCGCCGTGGCCGACGAGCTGGCCGCCCGGATCGCCGCCCCGCTCGACGCGCTCGCCGAGGCCACCGGACACGGCTCGCCCGGCCGCGCCCGCCCCCGGCCGGTCCACCTCGCCGGACCCGCCGAACTGCTCTCCACCCGGGCGCTGCCCGCGCTCGCCCCGCTGGTGGCCCGGGGGACGCGGCTGCGCGTCACCACGGGCCTGACCGACCCGCTGCTCGACGAACTGCGCACCGGCCGCCACGACTTGGTCATCGCCACCAGCCGGCCGCGCGGCCGCACCCTGTCCGCGGTGCCGCTGGCCGACGAGGAGTTCGTCCTGGTCGCCGCGCCCGCCCTGGCCGACGGGGTGCGCGGGCGCCTCGCCGCCGAGGGCCCCGGCGCGCTGCACGGCGTCCCCCTGCTCACCTACGCCGAGGACCTGCCCATCGTCCGCCGCTACTGGAGGCACGTCTTCGGCCGGCGGCTGAACTGCCACGCCGCCGTCTCCGTCCCGGACCTGCGGGCGGTGCTGGCCCTGGTCGTGGCCGGGGCCGGCTTCAGCGTGCTGCCGCGCTACCTGTGCGCCGGGGAACTGGCCGACGGCGCCCTGGTCCCGCTCGACGAGCCGGAGGACGCCCCGATCAACACCAGCTTCCTGGTGCAGCGGCCCGGTACCTCGGACAACCCCCATGTCGCGCTCGTCCGCGACCGCCTGCTGGAGGCCGCCCGCGCCTGGTGA
- a CDS encoding CBS domain-containing protein: MTQHVRDIMTGAPVSVGPQTSVAEVARIMRDRDLGAVLVTDGDELRGLVTDRDLVVRSVSRGGDPEETTVSGACSEDLVTVGPDDDLDRAVRLMRERAVRRVPVVENGHPVGIVSLGDVAMERDSESALGDISVARPNT; encoded by the coding sequence ATGACACAGCATGTCCGCGACATCATGACCGGCGCGCCGGTGAGCGTCGGGCCGCAGACTTCCGTCGCCGAGGTCGCCCGCATCATGCGCGACCGCGATCTCGGGGCCGTCCTGGTCACGGACGGCGACGAACTGCGCGGACTGGTCACCGACCGCGACCTGGTGGTGCGGTCGGTCTCCCGGGGCGGCGACCCGGAGGAGACCACCGTCTCCGGGGCGTGCAGCGAGGACCTGGTGACCGTCGGCCCCGACGACGACCTGGACCGTGCGGTGCGGCTGATGCGCGAGCGCGCCGTGCGCCGCGTCCCGGTCGTCGAGAACGGGCACCCCGTCGGCATCGTCTCCCTCGGCGACGTCGCGATGGAACGCGACTCGGAGTCCGCGCTCGGCGACATCAGCGTGGCCAGGCCCAACACCTGA
- a CDS encoding glucose-1-phosphate thymidylyltransferase: MKALVLSGGAGTRLRPITHTSAKQLVPVANKPVLFYGLESLADAGITDVGMIVGDTAAEIEDAVGDGSKFGLQVTYIPQEKPLGLAHAVLIARDWLGDDDFVMYLGDNFIVGGITGLVEEFRRHRPDAQILLTRVADPRAFGVAELDPSGRVIGLEEKPDAPKSDLALVGVYLFTPAIHEAVRAIRPSWRGELEITHAIQHLIDSRADVRCTVIQGYWKDTGNVVDMLEVNRSVLEGVERRIDGEVDAGSQTIGRVVVEQGARIVNSRIVGPAVIGAGTVVSDSYVGPFTSVAENCRITDSELEFSIVLRDSSIDGVGRIESSLIGRHVEVTPAPGVPSAHRLVLGDHSKVQIHS; this comes from the coding sequence ATGAAGGCTCTCGTGCTGTCCGGCGGTGCCGGAACCCGGCTGAGGCCGATCACCCACACCTCGGCGAAACAGTTGGTGCCCGTGGCCAACAAGCCCGTGCTCTTCTACGGGTTGGAGTCCCTCGCGGACGCGGGCATCACCGACGTCGGGATGATCGTCGGTGATACGGCCGCGGAGATCGAGGACGCGGTCGGCGACGGATCGAAGTTCGGCCTGCAGGTCACCTACATCCCCCAGGAGAAACCCCTCGGACTCGCCCACGCGGTGCTGATCGCCCGCGACTGGCTGGGTGACGACGACTTCGTGATGTACCTCGGCGACAACTTCATCGTCGGCGGCATCACCGGTCTCGTCGAGGAGTTCCGCAGGCACCGGCCCGACGCGCAGATCCTGCTCACCCGCGTCGCCGACCCCCGCGCCTTCGGGGTCGCCGAACTCGACCCGTCCGGGCGGGTCATCGGCCTGGAGGAGAAGCCGGACGCCCCCAAGAGCGACCTCGCCCTCGTCGGCGTCTACCTGTTCACGCCCGCCATCCACGAGGCGGTGCGCGCCATCAGGCCCTCCTGGCGCGGCGAACTCGAGATCACCCACGCCATCCAGCACCTGATCGACTCCCGCGCCGACGTGCGCTGCACGGTCATCCAGGGCTACTGGAAGGACACCGGCAACGTCGTCGACATGCTGGAGGTCAACCGGTCCGTCCTCGAAGGCGTCGAGCGCCGCATCGACGGTGAGGTGGACGCCGGCTCGCAGACCATAGGCCGGGTCGTCGTGGAGCAGGGGGCGCGGATCGTGAACTCACGCATCGTCGGCCCCGCCGTCATCGGCGCCGGCACGGTCGTCAGCGACTCCTACGTCGGCCCCTTCACCTCGGTCGCGGAGAACTGCCGGATCACCGACAGCGAACTCGAGTTCTCCATCGTGCTGCGGGACTCCTCCATCGACGGCGTCGGCCGCATCGAGTCCTCGCTGATCGGCCGGCACGTCGAGGTGACCCCGGCACCGGGCGTCCCCAGCGCCCACCGACTCGTCCTCGGAGACCACAGCAAGGTGCAGATCCATTCATGA